Proteins encoded within one genomic window of Spirulina major PCC 6313:
- a CDS encoding substrate-binding domain-containing protein — MSILNEIKNREMSGASDRINILVSQASYRAFSFLPPRYRWIVPSVLESISLPLPEFPQVKEEILTTLAEQMTDAQAVEAEIIAPPPPLYSAYRCVHGNPFACEWPAQTLAENPGATACLRCTFPTLIPPETRLQGRRGQYQFEAFLKVRNWGRLYHGIDLSDRQPVVIKEFLLPDRYFTPQDVVKRRDRFNQVTGIHLADGRHQDLRVVSPSDAIAPLGENRAYLVTDGTLDTFPTLTQYLTATGPMSAAQVRTVLLQMLQTLEGLHGQKYRLPSGIIHPGIHHGNISIDSVLIVPTFQGFYVYLSDPALWENIFEPPLLEPKEPSVETDLRDLGHVAFYLMAGRQFDPETRQPLDPAFGDNWPPNLPQPFRYFVLSLLGLNSLPFESASLARQALLKITLPDDVPHAVKPEGEATEPKPKRQIPPIAWWMLGGVLGLALIALLVWWFRRQQTSEAPPRPVVCCIEQVDGFPNGEYIFTGEQPGIWTYIWQQQNLIVKGKSLGEILADRINPPSEDDPTPAAPDPAAATPPPTDEADGELVEIDRFLLDYRPQPSASEALRQVQQQDAEFAISSLIQDLPADLWFSRVAYDAIAVYVAFSYETRDRSLPTQLNGALSIDDLRRLYTGEIINWNELGGPDLPVKLYIPADEEAVKIFETQILRDQDSIDTFRRLATQRTRTSTINTDITRLSTFRTLNAVLQDFEERDIGAIAFGSLSRIFGQCSVYPLALTAGLSAPVSPLLDKNSNPITPGTDLCNDKGSYKTNIPAIRGEQYPLSYPIALIYPRDNRRAPIGETFADLLRTDEAQLLLQDAGLVPLREIDINANQPPEAILPTVR, encoded by the coding sequence ATGAGTATTTTAAACGAGATTAAAAATCGGGAGATGTCAGGGGCGAGCGATCGCATCAACATCCTCGTCTCCCAAGCCTCCTATCGCGCCTTTAGTTTCCTGCCGCCTCGCTACCGCTGGATTGTGCCCAGTGTGCTCGAAAGTATCTCGCTGCCGTTGCCAGAATTCCCCCAGGTGAAAGAGGAAATTCTCACCACCTTGGCTGAGCAGATGACCGATGCTCAAGCTGTCGAGGCTGAGATTATCGCGCCGCCGCCGCCCCTCTATTCCGCCTATCGTTGTGTCCACGGTAACCCCTTCGCCTGTGAATGGCCTGCCCAAACCCTAGCGGAAAATCCCGGCGCGACGGCATGCCTGCGCTGCACCTTTCCCACCCTGATCCCCCCGGAAACCCGGCTTCAGGGGCGGCGCGGGCAGTATCAATTTGAAGCTTTTTTAAAAGTGCGTAACTGGGGGCGGTTGTACCATGGCATTGATTTGAGCGATCGCCAGCCGGTGGTGATTAAAGAATTTCTTCTGCCCGATCGCTACTTTACCCCCCAAGACGTCGTCAAGCGGCGCGATCGCTTCAACCAAGTGACCGGCATTCACCTCGCCGATGGTCGCCATCAGGATTTGCGGGTCGTCAGCCCCAGTGATGCGATCGCCCCCCTGGGGGAAAACCGCGCCTATCTCGTCACCGACGGAACCCTCGACACCTTCCCCACCCTCACCCAATACCTCACCGCTACCGGGCCCATGTCCGCCGCCCAAGTGCGCACCGTCCTCCTCCAAATGCTCCAAACCCTTGAAGGCCTCCACGGCCAAAAATACCGCCTTCCCTCCGGCATCATCCACCCCGGCATCCATCACGGCAACATCTCCATTGATAGCGTCCTGATCGTTCCCACCTTCCAAGGCTTCTACGTCTACCTCAGCGACCCCGCCCTCTGGGAAAACATCTTTGAACCCCCCCTCCTCGAACCCAAAGAACCCTCTGTGGAAACCGACCTGCGCGATTTAGGTCATGTGGCCTTCTATCTCATGGCCGGTCGGCAATTTGACCCCGAAACCCGCCAACCCCTCGACCCCGCCTTTGGGGACAATTGGCCGCCGAATTTGCCCCAACCCTTCCGTTACTTTGTCCTGTCGCTGTTGGGGTTAAATTCCCTGCCGTTTGAATCGGCCAGTTTGGCCCGTCAGGCCCTGTTGAAAATCACCTTGCCCGATGATGTGCCCCACGCCGTCAAGCCCGAAGGGGAAGCCACCGAACCCAAACCCAAACGCCAAATCCCCCCGATCGCGTGGTGGATGCTCGGTGGGGTGTTGGGGTTGGCGCTGATTGCGCTGTTGGTGTGGTGGTTTCGACGGCAGCAAACCTCCGAAGCCCCTCCCCGGCCGGTGGTCTGTTGTATTGAGCAGGTGGATGGGTTTCCCAATGGTGAATACATCTTTACCGGTGAGCAACCTGGGATTTGGACCTATATTTGGCAACAGCAAAACCTGATCGTTAAGGGCAAAAGCTTAGGGGAAATTCTTGCCGATCGCATCAATCCCCCCTCAGAAGACGACCCTACCCCGGCAGCACCCGATCCGGCGGCGGCAACCCCACCCCCCACGGATGAGGCGGATGGAGAATTAGTCGAGATTGATCGATTTTTGCTTGATTATCGACCGCAACCGTCCGCCAGTGAGGCCCTCCGGCAAGTGCAACAACAGGATGCTGAGTTTGCGATTAGTAGCCTGATTCAAGACCTGCCGGCGGATTTGTGGTTTTCGCGGGTGGCCTATGATGCGATCGCTGTCTATGTGGCGTTTAGTTATGAGACGCGCGATCGCAGCCTCCCCACCCAACTCAACGGCGCACTCTCTATCGATGATCTGCGTCGTCTCTACACCGGCGAAATCATCAACTGGAATGAATTGGGCGGCCCCGATCTGCCCGTCAAACTCTACATTCCCGCCGACGAAGAAGCCGTGAAAATTTTTGAAACCCAGATCCTCCGCGATCAAGACTCCATCGACACCTTCCGCCGCCTCGCCACCCAACGCACCCGCACCAGCACGATCAACACCGACATCACCCGCCTCTCCACCTTCCGCACCCTCAATGCCGTGCTCCAAGATTTTGAAGAACGCGATATTGGTGCGATCGCCTTCGGCAGCCTCAGTCGCATCTTTGGTCAATGTTCCGTCTATCCCCTCGCCCTCACAGCAGGCCTATCTGCTCCCGTCTCCCCCCTCCTCGACAAAAACAGCAACCCCATCACCCCCGGCACCGACCTCTGCAATGACAAAGGCAGCTACAAAACCAACATCCCCGCCATCCGAGGCGAACAATACCCCCTCTCCTACCCCATCGCCCTGATCTATCCCCGCGACAACCGCCGCGCCCCCATCGGCGAAACCTTCGCCGACCTCCTCCGCACCGACGAAGCCCAACTCCTCCTCCAGGATGCCGGCCTCGTTCCCTTGCGCGAAATCGACATCAACGCCAACCAACCCCCCGAAGCCATCCTGCCCACAGTGCGTTAA
- a CDS encoding DUF760 domain-containing protein: protein MVLDPNLFNFDTDEADINLLLQYLKQQRPEVLEQVAQSATSEVRQIITHNVQGLVGLLPAEDFNVQIVTDRENMANLLASAMMTGYFLRRMEQRMELDASLDNTGTLHGD, encoded by the coding sequence ATGGTATTAGACCCCAACCTCTTTAACTTCGACACGGACGAAGCCGACATTAATCTGCTGTTGCAGTATCTCAAGCAGCAACGTCCTGAAGTTCTAGAGCAGGTAGCGCAGTCGGCAACATCGGAAGTCAGACAAATTATTACCCACAATGTGCAAGGATTGGTGGGTTTACTGCCTGCGGAAGACTTTAATGTGCAAATCGTCACAGACCGGGAAAATATGGCCAATCTGTTGGCTTCGGCGATGATGACAGGCTATTTTTTACGGCGCATGGAGCAGCGGATGGAACTTGATGCGTCGCTCGACAATACCGGAACCCTGCACGGAGATTAA
- a CDS encoding FAD-dependent oxidoreductase: MREQLTADLLVVGGGTGGTCAAIQAARRGANTILVSAGDWLGGMLTAAGVSVPDGHELTAWQTGLWGAYLAALRDRQPGGLDHSWVSLFSYEPRIGAAIFADWVAALPNLHWIRGQEPTGVERKGDRITAVNFPDYRITASITLDGTELGDLLALGDVPHRWGWELQSEFNEPSAPPAWNDLTDRYPVQSPTWVAYLQDYGANQTAPAIPCPTGVDFDSFRGAWANYGGSHFLDYGRLPGGQFMLNWPIQGNDYGVGLERLIASDTARAEFGRAAQAMSLAFAHHIQAELGDRYGLAAHAFPNPNNPALALQPYYRESRRLRGLTTITEADILPQAGESVAALPIAQDQVQAIAFGNYANDHHYPGFDFPLQPKSIQWGGRWTGTPFTIPYGAIVPEQVRGLLVCEKNISVSHIANGSTRLQPMVMGIGQAAGMAAALCVERGCDPVELAVRSLQEALIGDAIAPAAVVPLFNLPPNHPHWGHWQRHYLDQPDAYPADGNAPIDSAFTSEVEAGEAIAAPITITAPHQYHLTHAGQTWQVITTRPEVKAKLQTLNSGQSVHLWGRCNPSGRWIVVEKLDRP, encoded by the coding sequence ATGAGAGAGCAGTTAACGGCAGATCTGTTGGTGGTGGGGGGCGGTACGGGGGGAACCTGTGCGGCGATTCAGGCGGCGCGACGGGGAGCAAACACAATTCTCGTTAGTGCGGGGGATTGGTTGGGGGGAATGCTGACGGCGGCGGGGGTTTCGGTTCCCGATGGCCATGAGTTGACGGCCTGGCAAACGGGGTTATGGGGGGCGTATTTAGCAGCGTTGCGCGATCGCCAACCGGGGGGACTCGATCACAGTTGGGTGAGTCTGTTTAGTTATGAACCCCGGATCGGGGCGGCGATTTTTGCGGATTGGGTGGCGGCGTTGCCGAATTTGCATTGGATTCGCGGCCAGGAACCGACGGGGGTGGAACGGAAGGGCGATCGCATCACTGCCGTCAATTTTCCTGACTATCGGATCACCGCCTCCATCACCCTCGACGGGACAGAACTCGGCGATCTCCTCGCCTTGGGAGACGTTCCCCACCGCTGGGGCTGGGAATTGCAATCGGAATTTAACGAACCCAGTGCGCCCCCGGCGTGGAACGACCTCACCGATCGCTATCCCGTTCAATCTCCCACCTGGGTCGCCTATCTCCAAGACTACGGCGCAAACCAGACCGCCCCCGCGATTCCCTGCCCGACTGGGGTGGATTTCGACAGTTTCAGGGGAGCGTGGGCGAACTACGGCGGGTCGCATTTCCTCGATTATGGCCGCTTGCCGGGGGGTCAGTTCATGCTCAACTGGCCGATTCAGGGCAATGATTACGGTGTTGGGTTAGAGCGATTGATCGCATCCGATACCGCCCGCGCTGAATTTGGCCGCGCAGCCCAGGCCATGAGCCTCGCCTTTGCCCACCATATTCAGGCGGAACTGGGCGATCGCTACGGCCTCGCCGCTCACGCTTTCCCCAATCCCAACAACCCCGCCCTCGCCCTCCAACCCTACTACCGCGAAAGCCGCCGCCTCCGGGGACTCACGACGATCACCGAGGCGGATATTTTGCCCCAAGCGGGGGAATCTGTCGCGGCTCTACCAATAGCTCAGGATCAAGTGCAAGCGATCGCCTTCGGCAACTATGCCAATGATCATCACTACCCCGGTTTTGACTTTCCCCTCCAACCGAAATCGATCCAGTGGGGCGGACGTTGGACGGGGACACCGTTTACGATTCCCTACGGTGCGATCGTGCCGGAGCAGGTGCGGGGCCTCTTGGTCTGTGAAAAAAATATTTCCGTGTCTCACATTGCCAACGGTTCGACCCGCTTACAGCCAATGGTGATGGGGATTGGACAAGCGGCGGGGATGGCGGCGGCGCTCTGTGTTGAGCGGGGTTGTGATCCGGTGGAGTTGGCGGTGCGATCGCTGCAAGAGGCGTTGATCGGAGATGCGATCGCCCCCGCTGCCGTTGTTCCTCTATTCAATCTCCCCCCCAATCATCCCCATTGGGGCCACTGGCAACGCCATTACCTCGACCAGCCCGATGCTTATCCCGCTGATGGTAACGCGCCGATTGACTCAGCATTTACGAGTGAAGTTGAAGCAGGAGAAGCGATCGCCGCCCCCATCACCATCACCGCCCCCCACCAATATCACCTCACCCACGCGGGCCAAACCTGGCAAGTGATCACCACCCGCCCCGAAGTCAAAGCCAAACTACAAACCCTCAACTCCGGCCAATCCGTCCACCTCTGGGGCCGCTGCAACCCCTCCGGCCGCTGGATTGTCGTCGAAAAACTCGATCGCCCCTAA
- a CDS encoding orange carotenoid protein N-terminal domain-containing protein — MSFTIESARGIFPNTLTADMVPATIARFNQLSAEDQLALIWFAYLEMGKSITVAAPGAANMQFAESTLNEIRQMTTLEQTQVMCDLTNRADTPIGRTYAIWSANIKLGFWYRLGEWMDQGIVAPIPKDYKLSANASAVLQTIRSLDPGQQITVLRNTVVDMGYDTSKLGSYTPVTEPVAPPKEMSQRTRVKIDGIDNPVVLMYMDNMNANDFDANIKLFLPDGALQPPFQKPIVGTDAILRFFKEECQNLQLLPERGVSEPAENGYTQVKVTGKVQTPWFGASVGMNMAWRFLLDSQNNIFFVAIDLLASPQELLNLVR, encoded by the coding sequence ATGTCATTTACCATTGAATCCGCTCGCGGAATCTTTCCGAATACCCTCACTGCTGATATGGTTCCCGCCACCATTGCGCGGTTTAATCAACTCAGTGCAGAAGATCAATTAGCCTTAATTTGGTTTGCCTATTTGGAAATGGGAAAAAGCATTACCGTCGCGGCTCCCGGTGCGGCCAATATGCAGTTTGCTGAATCGACCTTAAACGAAATTCGGCAGATGACCACCCTCGAACAAACTCAGGTGATGTGCGACCTGACGAATCGCGCTGATACCCCGATCGGTCGAACCTATGCCATCTGGTCAGCCAATATCAAACTGGGGTTTTGGTATCGTCTGGGCGAATGGATGGATCAAGGGATTGTCGCTCCGATTCCCAAAGACTATAAACTTTCGGCCAATGCTTCTGCTGTGCTCCAAACGATTCGGAGTTTAGATCCCGGTCAGCAGATTACCGTGTTACGCAATACCGTGGTTGATATGGGCTATGACACCAGCAAACTCGGCAGCTACACTCCGGTGACTGAACCCGTCGCACCGCCGAAGGAAATGTCCCAGCGGACACGGGTCAAAATTGACGGTATTGATAATCCAGTCGTGCTCATGTACATGGACAACATGAACGCTAATGACTTCGATGCCAATATTAAATTGTTTTTGCCCGATGGGGCGCTGCAACCTCCGTTTCAAAAACCGATTGTTGGCACCGATGCGATCTTGCGCTTTTTTAAGGAAGAATGCCAAAACTTGCAATTGCTCCCGGAACGTGGCGTTTCTGAACCCGCAGAAAATGGCTATACCCAGGTTAAGGTGACCGGAAAAGTGCAAACGCCTTGGTTTGGGGCCAGTGTGGGCATGAATATGGCGTGGCGGTTTTTGTTGGATTCCCAAAACAACATCTTTTTTGTGGCGATCGATCTGTTAGCGTCACCCCAAGAATTACTCAACTTGGTGCGTTAA
- a CDS encoding DUF262 domain-containing protein, protein MTASEKKRLHLQAETFTVEALIREIKRGLIRVPDFQRPLRWESGDVKLFFDSIYQGYPVGSFLMRRAYAPASVIRYGSVRVDAPESNSALWVVDGQQRLTALAAGLARDKEMPATPDDPWVLYFDAKEQIFHVPPRSGVFSSTWVPVTQLLDASTLSEWVFNWKHAKDSELRKSVFDAGARIRQYEIPLYVVETGDEKLLRDIFYRINDSGKKMKWQDIHDALFGRKSDEPSTLSGLADELKALGIGRPSEDQLLSAIMAFKGLDATRSISEHYRRDPEILRDAVSEALPALRQVLIFLKTHAEIPHLRLLPRSLPFFVLTKFFGLYPEPNSRTITLLVRWTWRTLLGIKSVDERTLLRHSLDAIEGNEPEKTMQKLLVQIPRTKGLDYTLPQKFDARAADSRIILVALSSLHPLHPENEKPIDIAELIEEYDLNAFRKIISVGTEASNRILLPPIVKGVRKELIDLINREGPDSEILKSHCVNRNAAELLRDGKFDEFLSCRGKLLIETVDSFSSRLAAWDMSDRPSINYILQQTGEEE, encoded by the coding sequence ATGACCGCATCAGAAAAAAAACGGCTTCATCTCCAAGCAGAGACTTTTACGGTTGAGGCATTAATTCGCGAAATTAAGCGTGGCTTAATACGAGTTCCCGATTTTCAGCGCCCACTCCGATGGGAATCAGGGGACGTGAAATTGTTTTTTGACAGCATCTATCAAGGGTATCCTGTTGGCTCTTTTTTGATGAGAAGAGCGTATGCTCCTGCTTCTGTCATACGATATGGTTCTGTTAGAGTCGATGCACCAGAGTCAAATTCAGCATTATGGGTTGTCGATGGACAACAACGTTTGACTGCGCTTGCTGCTGGATTGGCACGTGATAAAGAAATGCCAGCAACTCCTGATGATCCTTGGGTTCTTTACTTTGATGCTAAAGAGCAAATATTTCATGTTCCACCCAGAAGTGGTGTTTTTTCCTCAACATGGGTACCTGTTACACAGTTATTAGATGCATCGACCTTAAGCGAGTGGGTCTTTAATTGGAAGCATGCTAAAGATTCAGAACTGCGAAAGTCCGTTTTTGACGCTGGAGCACGAATTCGTCAATACGAAATTCCACTTTATGTTGTTGAAACAGGAGACGAGAAGCTTCTTCGAGATATCTTTTACCGAATCAATGATTCGGGTAAGAAGATGAAATGGCAGGACATTCATGATGCACTTTTTGGACGAAAGTCGGATGAGCCATCTACCCTTAGCGGTTTAGCAGATGAATTGAAGGCTCTTGGTATCGGGCGACCTTCGGAAGATCAACTGCTTTCTGCCATTATGGCTTTCAAAGGTCTAGATGCTACCCGAAGCATTTCAGAGCATTATCGTCGAGATCCTGAGATACTTCGTGATGCAGTCAGCGAGGCGTTACCTGCACTTAGGCAAGTACTAATTTTTCTCAAAACACACGCTGAAATTCCTCATCTTAGATTACTACCACGTTCACTTCCGTTCTTTGTTCTTACGAAGTTTTTTGGTCTCTATCCAGAACCTAATAGTAGAACAATAACCTTACTTGTTCGGTGGACGTGGCGAACTCTATTGGGAATAAAGTCGGTTGATGAAAGAACTTTACTTCGACACAGCCTAGATGCTATCGAAGGCAATGAACCAGAAAAAACCATGCAAAAGCTGTTAGTCCAGATCCCTCGTACAAAAGGGCTAGATTATACCTTGCCCCAAAAATTTGATGCTCGTGCAGCAGATAGCCGAATTATTCTTGTAGCTTTAAGTTCACTTCATCCACTTCATCCTGAAAATGAAAAGCCTATTGATATTGCTGAATTAATTGAAGAATATGATCTCAATGCCTTCCGTAAAATTATCTCAGTTGGTACTGAAGCATCAAATCGGATTCTTCTGCCCCCTATTGTTAAAGGAGTCCGAAAAGAGCTTATTGATCTCATTAATAGAGAGGGACCGGATTCAGAAATACTTAAATCACACTGCGTTAATCGAAATGCTGCTGAACTTCTCAGGGATGGAAAGTTTGATGAATTTTTATCATGCCGTGGCAAACTCCTTATAGAGACAGTTGATTCTTTTAGCTCACGCTTGGCGGCTTGGGACATGAGTGATCGACCAAGTATTAACTATATCTTGCAACAAACAGGAGAAGAGGAATGA
- the acsF gene encoding magnesium-protoporphyrin IX monomethyl ester (oxidative) cyclase, whose amino-acid sequence MVATAEQAKFDEIRPGVKSPAKETILTPRFYTTDFDEMAKMDLSVNEDELRAIIEEFRTDYNQKHFVRDDQFAQSWDHIDGAQRQLFIEFLERSCTAEFSGFLLYKELGRRLKTKNPLLAEGFTLMSRDEARHAGFLNKAMSDFNLSLDLGFLTKSRSYTFFKPKFIFYATYLSEKIGYWRYITIYRHLEQHPEDRIYPIFNFFENWCQDENRHGDFFDALMRAQPSILNDWKAKLWCRFFLLSVFATMYLNDIQRKDFYAALGLDAREYDKHVIEKTNETAARVFPVMLDVKNPTFYESLEICVKNNEKLTAIAASNASGVVKFFKKLPHYISNGVQLAKLYFMKPIDSLQAMGAVR is encoded by the coding sequence ATGGTAGCGACCGCTGAACAAGCCAAATTTGATGAAATCCGTCCGGGGGTAAAATCTCCCGCCAAAGAAACGATTCTCACGCCTCGGTTTTACACCACAGACTTCGACGAAATGGCCAAGATGGATCTATCCGTCAACGAAGACGAATTAAGAGCCATCATCGAAGAATTTCGCACTGACTATAATCAAAAGCACTTCGTTCGTGATGATCAATTTGCCCAATCGTGGGATCATATCGACGGTGCGCAACGCCAATTATTTATTGAATTTTTAGAACGGTCTTGTACCGCTGAATTTTCTGGGTTCTTACTTTATAAAGAATTGGGCCGTCGTCTCAAGACCAAAAACCCCCTCTTGGCCGAAGGCTTCACGCTGATGTCGCGGGACGAAGCACGTCATGCGGGTTTCCTCAATAAAGCGATGTCTGATTTTAATTTGTCGCTGGATTTGGGCTTTTTGACCAAGAGCCGTAGCTATACCTTCTTTAAGCCGAAGTTCATTTTCTACGCGACTTATTTGTCGGAGAAAATCGGCTATTGGCGTTATATCACGATCTATCGTCACCTTGAACAACACCCAGAGGATCGCATCTATCCGATTTTCAATTTCTTTGAAAATTGGTGTCAAGATGAAAACCGCCACGGCGATTTCTTTGATGCCTTGATGCGGGCGCAACCGAGCATTCTCAACGATTGGAAGGCGAAACTGTGGTGCCGGTTCTTTTTGTTGTCGGTGTTTGCGACGATGTATCTCAATGATATTCAACGCAAGGACTTTTACGCGGCGTTGGGTTTGGATGCGCGTGAATACGATAAGCATGTGATCGAGAAAACCAACGAGACGGCGGCGCGGGTGTTCCCGGTGATGCTGGATGTGAAGAATCCGACGTTCTACGAGTCCTTGGAAATCTGCGTCAAGAATAACGAGAAGTTGACGGCGATCGCAGCATCTAACGCCTCTGGTGTGGTTAAGTTCTTCAAGAAACTCCCCCACTACATCAGCAATGGCGTGCAGTTGGCGAAGCTCTACTTCATGAAGCCGATTGATTCTCTCCAAGCCATGGGTGCGGTGCGTTAA
- a CDS encoding glycosyltransferase family 4 protein codes for MISTAKKPSVVFLFEWFSNPYRELLVNHIKQNGCVVHEDSWQTFFIFKVLQVRPDILHLHALLPFIRARSPLTKLIKLLIFITQIIILRLLGIKTIWTVHEWQDKLGTDSGDIPKYHSKLIGICLHGFIVHSEATKHEIIKDFSLSKAREKKVFTIYHGNFIDYYENNTNPLESRERLGIQPDQFVFLLLGGLYRYKGILDAIHAFKQLNIQESYLIIAGKPGGEQGLVEEIMTQLKNMNNVLFIGDYIPDEDIQFYLNACDVVTVPYKVFTTSSVAVLAMSFGRACIAPKIGFFKDVPGKTGAFLFEQSDPHALCHSMQAAVDQRDVILAMGNHNLERAKIWGWDSVAQQTIAAYDS; via the coding sequence ATGATTTCAACAGCAAAAAAGCCCAGTGTTGTATTTTTATTTGAATGGTTCAGCAACCCTTACCGGGAATTGTTAGTAAACCACATCAAGCAAAATGGCTGCGTAGTTCACGAAGATTCCTGGCAAACATTTTTTATTTTCAAGGTTCTACAGGTTCGTCCAGATATTTTGCATCTTCATGCACTCCTACCTTTCATTCGAGCGCGATCGCCCTTAACCAAACTCATTAAGCTTCTGATCTTTATTACCCAGATCATAATTCTACGATTGCTAGGTATTAAGACAATCTGGACTGTCCATGAATGGCAAGATAAACTAGGCACAGATTCAGGTGATATCCCCAAATACCACTCGAAGCTCATTGGTATCTGTCTTCATGGTTTTATTGTTCATAGTGAAGCAACAAAACATGAGATCATAAAAGACTTTTCTCTCAGTAAGGCGCGAGAAAAAAAAGTTTTCACAATCTACCATGGAAATTTCATTGATTACTATGAAAATAACACTAACCCTCTTGAATCGAGGGAGAGGCTAGGTATTCAGCCTGATCAATTCGTTTTCCTATTGCTTGGAGGATTATACAGATACAAAGGAATACTAGATGCTATTCATGCTTTCAAGCAGTTAAATATTCAAGAATCTTATTTGATCATTGCAGGAAAACCAGGAGGAGAACAAGGGCTTGTTGAGGAAATCATGACTCAACTCAAGAACATGAATAATGTTCTGTTTATAGGGGATTATATTCCGGATGAAGATATTCAATTTTATTTGAATGCTTGCGATGTCGTTACTGTTCCCTATAAGGTCTTTACGACTTCTAGTGTCGCAGTTTTGGCCATGTCTTTTGGACGTGCTTGTATAGCCCCAAAAATTGGATTCTTTAAAGATGTACCGGGTAAAACGGGTGCTTTTTTGTTTGAGCAAAGCGATCCCCATGCGCTTTGCCACTCGATGCAAGCAGCCGTTGATCAGCGTGACGTTATTCTGGCTATGGGAAATCATAATTTAGAACGAGCGAAGATCTGGGGGTGGGATTCTGTAGCGCAGCAGACAATTGCTGCCTATGACAGTTAA
- a CDS encoding NAD(P)H-quinone oxidoreductase subunit H, translating into MAQIETRTEPMVLNMGPHHPSMHGVLRLIVTLDGEDVLDCEPVIGYLHRGMEKIAENRSTVMFVPYVSRWDYAAGMFNEAITVNAPEKLADIEVPKRAQYIRVIMLELNRIANHLLWLGPFLADVGAQTPFFYIFRERELIYDLWEAASGARLINNNYFRVGGVAVDLPYGWLDKCIDFCDYFLPKVDEYEKLITNNPIFRRRIEGVGTIGRDEAINWGLSGPMLRGSGVKWDLRKVDHYECYDDFDWDIQWETSGDCMARYLVRIREMRESVKIIRQACAGIPGGPYENLEAKRMMEGRKSEWNGFDYQYVAKKVAPTFKIPSGEHYVRLESGKGELGVYIVGNDNIFPWRFKVRPPDFNNLQILPQLLKGVKVADIMAILGSIDVIMGSVDR; encoded by the coding sequence ATGGCACAGATAGAAACCAGAACCGAACCCATGGTCTTGAACATGGGGCCACACCATCCCTCGATGCACGGCGTTCTACGACTCATCGTCACCCTCGACGGGGAAGACGTTCTCGACTGTGAACCCGTGATCGGCTACCTCCATCGAGGGATGGAAAAAATCGCCGAAAACCGTTCCACCGTGATGTTTGTCCCCTACGTCAGCCGTTGGGACTACGCCGCCGGAATGTTCAACGAGGCGATCACCGTCAACGCACCGGAAAAACTCGCGGATATTGAAGTCCCCAAGCGGGCGCAATATATTCGCGTCATCATGCTCGAACTCAATCGCATCGCCAACCACCTCCTGTGGCTTGGTCCCTTCCTCGCAGACGTGGGTGCACAAACCCCCTTCTTCTACATCTTCCGCGAACGAGAATTAATCTACGACCTGTGGGAAGCCGCCAGCGGAGCACGGTTGATCAATAACAACTATTTCCGCGTCGGTGGCGTTGCCGTCGATCTGCCCTACGGTTGGCTGGATAAATGTATCGACTTTTGCGATTACTTCCTGCCCAAAGTGGATGAATATGAAAAGTTGATCACCAATAACCCCATTTTCCGCCGCCGCATCGAAGGCGTGGGCACCATTGGCCGCGATGAAGCGATCAACTGGGGTCTGTCGGGGCCGATGTTGCGCGGTTCCGGGGTGAAGTGGGATCTGCGCAAGGTGGATCACTACGAATGTTACGACGATTTTGACTGGGATATCCAATGGGAAACCAGCGGCGACTGTATGGCGCGGTATCTGGTGCGGATTCGGGAAATGCGTGAGTCGGTGAAAATCATTCGCCAAGCCTGCGCCGGGATTCCGGGCGGCCCCTACGAGAACCTGGAAGCGAAACGGATGATGGAAGGCCGCAAGTCCGAATGGAACGGCTTTGATTATCAATACGTGGCGAAAAAAGTGGCTCCGACCTTTAAGATTCCGTCGGGTGAGCATTATGTCCGCCTCGAAAGTGGCAAGGGCGAACTGGGTGTGTATATTGTCGGCAATGACAATATCTTTCCCTGGCGTTTTAAGGTGCGTCCGCCCGATTTCAATAACTTGCAAATTCTGCCCCAACTCCTGAAGGGGGTGAAAGTTGCGGATATTATGGCGATTTTGGGCAGTATTGACGTGATTATGGGATCGGTGGATCGCTAG